The region CAAGCGCCTcccaacaagctacaaagACACTAAAGAAAGCTGTTAATGCCGCAACCGGACCACAAAACCCAAATAACCAAGAAAAACCAAACACCCAGAACACCCAgaacacccaaaacacccaaaacaagacatcatacgctagcgtagccgcccagaacaacggaaacacatggactacagtgtctacaaaaaagaagacaaaCAAAAAGCCAGCAAGCTACTACCAAGCAGTCCTTACGCTTACCCAGCCTACGTCCCACACACCACTCCAGATTAGAGGGTCCTTGCTGGCTCGAGCCAAGGGCTTGCCGGAAAGAGAACGAGCAGACTACTCAAGACACGCACACAAGATAACTAGCGTGATGCTAACTGCTCTTCTAGGCAAAGTCTTTGTTTACTGTACTAGGGACCCTTGTCGTGTGAGAATCTCCTGTCTTGCAACACGCGGAAGCCAAATATGCAAATTAGTGTAACAAGACACTAATTCCTAGTTATGCACTAATCTACTTCAACATTTGTGCAAATTAATCTCTAACTATTAGTTTTCAGATACATCGCTAGGGGCTACCTATGTGTTCATCCGGAGCTCTCACCGTAGTAGCTTGCTAATTCTCTCATAAACTGAGAAGATTAGCGCTGAGCCAAAAGCCGACTTTACTATCGTAATACTACAACCTCGGTATAATCCACGTAACCCAAATTGTTGCCAGAGGTGTGAAGTTACATCAAGGAATCTCAAACTAGGGCTATATTGGCTTTGGCTGAAACAATGTGCGGTTTGCATGTATGACTTGACCGTGTCGGCAGGGTAGACTGAAAAGGTGTAACCCATACCTGCACACGCGCCAGCCATGACTTGTTGCCAAGCAGCCTTTGCCCCAGCCAAGGATTCCAACTGTCCCTCGATCGTTTGAGGGGTTATACGTTGTAAGGAGCGCTTCACACCCTCGTAACTGCCGAACCAAGCTGCGGTCCCGCCAGCCTCCCGAATGATGATAGCGATCTGTCCACTCCAGAATCCGGACATGCCGTAGCGACAGTATATCTCCTCAATAGTAGTTCTTGTCCCACGCCTTTGCAACTGTATGCCTGCTTGGGTCTCCGGGAGCACTTGCATATTGCATTTAATCATCTCGATAGGATTTAGAAGGAAAGATGTGATTGCGCCGGATGCTGCACCGCACAAAACTACATTACGTAGCACTATGAAGTCGGATTTAAAGACAGCACCCTCTGTGTCGGCTTCGAGGATTTTTTGGGCAAGCCTAAACTTCAGGGAAATTAGTAGAGAACTTCAGCTTAATATTAGTAACCTACGCTAAGAAACAAACTACTTGTTTCGATTGCTGCTCCAAAGAGAGGTGCACTTATCCCTCTGTAAAGAGCTAAAAACCCTTCTTGACGTAGCGACTGTTTGAAACAGTCAAGGGGTCCAGAGTAACGTAATGGTAAATGGCCTGGTTGTGATTGgtgtcagatataatgagatattgcacaaaagtgatggatgttgatgattgtgtgtattgtgttctgtctatcgtgtgtccgcgcttgtggccctcttgaggggcgcactgaccctctctacgctgattggttgctgccaacgtcgagtaaccctgctatctgacacaccccctcagcttggaagcCCTGATTGCAAGCTGCATAAACTGGTTAATCGATCCTACATATAGAGGCCTTCCAGATGCTCCTGCAACTTCTCAAGCTCAGCTTCTTTCAACGGGGATTCTTTGCGTTTAACAAGTCCCAACTGATCAAGGAAACTGGCCCAtttattggctggcagtgacttggtgaatccgtctgcgatcatgttgtcagacggAACATATTCTACCTTGATCGTCTTTCGGGTAACTTCTTGTCGTAGCCAatgattgtgtatgtcaacgtgccgaagctttgtttgcaatttggcaacgtcttcatTTACTAGACGGATTGTCTGGGTATTGTCGCACTTGATTGTGATAATTGGATTGCTTAGGTTTACCTGAAGCTCCTTCAACAACCGCGACGTAAAGATTGCCTCCTTAGCAACttgtgatagggcaagcagctctgcttctgttgttgatgttgtcacaGTATCTTGCTTACTTGCTCTCCAAGCGATGAGTCCTCCGAACAGCTTAATTGCGTATCCTTGCGAGCTTTTCCTGTCTagtgtgttgtctgcaaatgatgcgtcacttgctacctcaaggccatcgcctctaccgagttcgagggctagggattctgttttcttgaggtacaggagcacacggtctgcagcgtcctggtgttctgtacttggattgactaggaagcgagcaagtcgtgatgttgcaaaggctatgtCGGGTCTTGTTGTGACTGCAGCGAATAGAAGCGAGCCAATCTTGCGCTGGTAGCGGTTGATCTCGGACGGCTCTGCTAGGTCACTCCTGGGTCTGAGTTCCATGCCTGACATCGGCGTGTCATGTCTGATGTCTTGTCGGCTTGCTAGTTGGCTGATTTTGTCTGCGTATGCGgcttgagatagctgtatggtcttctgcttgcgatcaCGAATGACCTCTACGccgagaaaccactgtaagttgtctcctcccgtacaagcgtatttttcttggatctggttgatggccttcattgcctctgattcttgctttgaatggtacgcaacgatgatgtcgtccacatagaagaagatgataactccgtctttgatcatgcagcatggctcctgtggtatttgttgaaaccctatcgaagcaagagttgcagtgaattctttctgccacagtaatggtgagatccggagcccATATAGTGCCTTTTGCACTTTAagtagagtgccaggcttctgatatccttttggcatcctcatgtatatttctctgtcgattgtagcatgcacaaaagcattagtgacgtcgtattgctttagctcaagatcgtatttggcggcgattgccatgagcattctgaatgagcgtcctgccaatgttgctgcgtatgtgtcttgggaggtgatgttgcgttgttggtctccccttaccaccaatcttgccttgcatttgatgaggcggtgatgcttgtcgagtttgtaggtgtatacccacatacagtctaggatctggtgccctgctcgtttgactggtgatgcttggacctcagtccatgacttcatttgttggtgactccgaaggtgtgtcttttctgcttccttgaacatgtcgtatagtggatggtcttccagctttgagtatgctgttgggagtggcggtagctggttACGATAGGGCTTGATTCCCTTAGATAGcagtctcttcacctgagccttgtcgattggctttccttcgtgttgaccaatgtgtcctgattcggtgccggccatgaatgcggctgcccatggactggtcattgatgttgattggttggacatgttcgtcatatcctcgttgttcacctctccttgaactagcaaggccacaggtggaggagttggtggcggggttagatatgcctctaccaccttccttccttggtggtatctggttttctgagtgcgcgggctctcttcctgcgtcgtatcgtcctcgtagaacgtctcggtttctgcttgttggctctgagtacctgggagttcgactgttctcacccaagttgcgatttcctctagggtgttgtgcataagattgtccattaggtcctcagtcttgccgtTGAAGATTGTGTCTTCGTtaaacactacgtcgcgagtgctgattacctttgccatggATGGGATCCAGATGCGGTAGATGTTTGTTGACTGATATCCCACAAGATACCCAATCCAGGCTTTTGGGTCCAGCCGTTGCAGCCTTGACTTTCCTCGGTGGGTATCGTCTGTCATTGCAAAGGCTTTGCACCCATATGCTCTTAGATGAGCTTGGTTTGGTCTTCGGGGTCCGGTGACTATGCCATTTGTGGCAGCTGCGCGCGTGAAGAATAT is a window of Pyrenophora tritici-repentis strain M4 chromosome 2, whole genome shotgun sequence DNA encoding:
- a CDS encoding DUF2339 multi-domain protein, with translation MAPDSDTIVVQLPEDLRTPSILDDEMETGEMHQENPTTPIEQTTQETPRLIIQPPLNKRPAAFSPEITTRERNPFQNSQEKKPRAKDSTQAIFWARDLILQASTMAESHLSQNKLLQLLDVFRDFTELGRVTQQMTEKFTAQLAYQTTTLTSASQQATKTLKKAVNAATGPQNPNNQEKPNTQNTQNTQNTQNKTSYASVAAQNNGNTWTTVSTKKKTNKKPASYYQAVLTLTQPTSHTPLQIRGSLLARAKGLPERERADYSRHAHKITSVMLTALLGKVFVYCTRDPCRVRISCLATRGSQICKLV